One window of the Crassaminicella thermophila genome contains the following:
- a CDS encoding GNAT family N-acetyltransferase yields the protein MSKSIMEITWEELEMIDKEKAVMFITFAPIEEHGKHLPLGVDVFQSKQWEEETIKLLEDEFSDYEFLIMPPLPFGYGNIVGFPGNLHLKQDTIKRVAYEVIENVVNWGMKNIVIIAGHAEPKHLIAIEEACDEINTKYGVCAFSPMGAIFSNEKLRLNIRHDHEIEKLLNKYPNDFHAGWIETSNMLDIKSRLVKASYPEQPDICINHEDMVCPEKVSEKIKGFGHMGYPKIASAKLGELLNDWMTQTLFEAIRAFIIRDNYQIYEHHFLYNNPFFRTSNIVTGNRPLSHMKEIILRNGNKLIIRKATSEDAEKTANYKTVIAGESDFLTFGENEIAITTEKERESIESINCKDNSIMIIALLDDEIVGLIVFRGGDRVRVRHVGEIGVTVRKSHWGLGIGSFLFEFLIEWAKQTGIIRKMNLRVRTDNENAIKLYEKYGFKKEGILKRDFYINGIFYDSISMGLLID from the coding sequence ATGAGTAAGAGCATTATGGAAATCACATGGGAAGAGTTAGAGATGATTGACAAGGAAAAGGCAGTTATGTTTATTACTTTTGCACCAATAGAGGAACATGGTAAACACTTACCCTTAGGTGTTGATGTATTTCAATCAAAGCAATGGGAAGAAGAAACGATAAAATTATTGGAGGATGAGTTTAGCGACTATGAGTTTTTGATTATGCCACCATTACCATTTGGATATGGTAATATAGTCGGTTTTCCCGGTAATCTTCACTTAAAACAAGATACAATAAAAAGAGTAGCATATGAGGTAATAGAAAATGTAGTTAATTGGGGAATGAAAAATATAGTAATAATAGCTGGTCATGCAGAACCAAAGCATCTTATAGCAATTGAAGAAGCCTGTGATGAAATTAATACTAAATATGGAGTATGTGCATTTTCTCCTATGGGCGCAATTTTTTCTAATGAAAAATTGAGACTGAATATAAGACATGATCATGAAATAGAAAAATTACTCAATAAATATCCAAATGATTTCCATGCAGGATGGATTGAGACTTCTAATATGTTGGATATAAAAAGCAGGTTAGTTAAAGCAAGTTATCCTGAACAACCAGATATATGTATTAATCATGAGGATATGGTATGTCCAGAAAAAGTATCAGAAAAAATTAAAGGCTTTGGACATATGGGGTATCCCAAAATAGCAAGTGCTAAACTAGGGGAATTATTAAATGATTGGATGACACAAACGTTATTTGAAGCAATAAGGGCTTTTATTATAAGAGATAATTATCAAATATATGAACATCATTTTCTTTATAATAATCCATTTTTTAGAACAAGTAATATAGTGACAGGGAACCGTCCCCTGTCACATATGAAAGAAATAATATTAAGGAATGGGAATAAACTGATTATAAGAAAGGCTACTTCAGAGGATGCAGAAAAAACAGCAAATTATAAGACTGTTATAGCTGGGGAATCGGATTTTTTAACATTTGGAGAGAATGAAATAGCGATAACTACTGAAAAAGAAAGGGAAAGTATTGAATCAATAAATTGCAAAGATAATTCAATAATGATAATAGCATTACTTGATGATGAAATTGTAGGTTTGATTGTTTTTAGGGGTGGTGATAGAGTCAGAGTAAGACATGTTGGGGAAATTGGAGTAACCGTAAGAAAATCTCATTGGGGGTTAGGGATTGGAAGTTTTCTTTTTGAATTTCTGATTGAATGGGCGAAACAAACAGGAATCATTAGAAAAATGAATTTACGAGTTAGAACTGATAATGAAAATGCAATCAAATTGTATGAGAAGTATGGTTTTAAGAAAGAAGGTATTCTTAAAAGAGATTTTTATATAAATGGAATATTTTATGATTCTATAAGCATGGGGTTACTAATTGATTAA
- a CDS encoding AAA domain-containing protein: protein MSSKIKEITNYLRSAVAAQVNRCIEFKEDNYFYFPFEHLMKGVIDKNIFIEFSRDSKLDKTIEFIDVILVGKTVRTIFDSQEKMSSDFEDLTGIYYIPAKLSKEGLLFYNQNKLPWIPRIFLYPMVEPKLSIGKKEVYDEFMSDNIGRIHKIKSWNDYITFVKDLYESVTGNDFMSNTINDTKLEKQVYIIKDDTINAIRPILDLYEYLLKENFTGKLYENFIDIESKMVQPLINNSLENMKKHHGQMGGKYYLSKSQRECINHFNNMVEGEILAVNGPPGTGKTKMLQSVVATMYVECALRKEKAPLIVASSTNNQAVTNIIESFGDIDKQGLENLEQRWILGVESFAVYFPSLSKEEEAYKKGYQYTDQRGKSFISCIESKENIQASEKKMLKCCSEYFKKNFDNVKQCKEILHKTLLEIDEIREKLLIISSQIEELQIGDRTLDKFIEDLENEIKTIKDDIDSKSKRVEEWLQHFKEMPIWFKLFRFLKCIKKRIYSKNRLFIQLDEEDFISENMTFADIEEKYSYLIKDLRRKRNDLDRLNNKVKGIKVEYNKCNNALEKLNIGIKDRMDESNTNLNDMNNLMDQTLRYIEFWLSVHYYECRWIEGEDQLSDKQKGKNYKNVLEQLFNRLSMITPCYVMTFYQLPKVFKYYIKDKGDGFLYEHIDLLIVDEAGQVSPEIAACSFSLAKKALVVGDTHQIEPVWSVNSLLDTALAMEHNVIDNKLEFEKLDNCGLNASSSSVMKVASVRCNYKKYGNGGLFLSEHRRCYNEIISYCNDLVYDGRLEPMRGLGALDSEYTLKDIPHMGYMQIDTERSSKIGGSRYNLNEIEAIAMWINQNFERIKLAYPDKDEKNLIGIITPFKAQEILMKREFKKLLSFDIRKYISYGTVHTFQGAERQIIIMSTVYGRLDGCYFIDIKESMLNVAVSRAKDSFLVFGDINCLDKSKKKASGLLRSYIENKKI from the coding sequence ATGAGTAGCAAGATAAAAGAAATAACGAATTACTTAAGAAGTGCAGTTGCAGCACAGGTTAATAGATGCATTGAGTTTAAAGAGGATAACTATTTCTATTTTCCATTTGAACATTTGATGAAAGGTGTAATAGATAAGAATATTTTTATAGAGTTTTCGAGAGATAGTAAATTAGATAAAACTATAGAATTTATAGATGTAATACTTGTTGGAAAAACAGTAAGAACAATTTTTGATTCACAAGAGAAAATGAGTAGTGATTTTGAGGATTTAACAGGAATATATTATATACCTGCTAAATTAAGTAAAGAAGGATTATTATTTTATAATCAGAATAAACTACCTTGGATACCGAGAATATTTCTTTATCCGATGGTGGAACCTAAATTATCTATAGGAAAAAAAGAGGTATATGATGAGTTTATGAGTGATAATATAGGTAGAATTCATAAAATAAAGTCATGGAATGATTATATAACTTTTGTAAAAGATTTATACGAGAGTGTTACTGGTAATGATTTTATGAGTAATACTATCAACGATACGAAATTAGAGAAACAAGTGTATATAATAAAAGATGATACAATAAATGCAATACGTCCTATATTAGATTTATACGAGTATTTGTTAAAGGAAAATTTCACGGGAAAACTATACGAGAACTTTATTGATATTGAATCAAAGATGGTACAACCATTAATTAATAATTCTCTTGAAAATATGAAAAAACACCATGGGCAGATGGGCGGAAAATACTACTTATCAAAATCTCAAAGAGAATGTATTAATCATTTTAATAATATGGTAGAGGGAGAAATACTTGCAGTAAATGGTCCACCTGGTACTGGGAAAACTAAGATGCTCCAATCAGTTGTTGCAACTATGTATGTTGAATGTGCTTTAAGAAAAGAAAAAGCACCATTAATTGTAGCTTCATCAACAAATAATCAGGCTGTTACTAATATAATTGAGTCTTTTGGAGATATTGATAAACAAGGATTAGAAAATTTAGAACAACGATGGATTTTAGGTGTTGAAAGTTTTGCTGTTTATTTTCCTTCATTATCTAAAGAGGAAGAAGCTTATAAGAAGGGGTATCAGTATACAGACCAAAGAGGTAAAAGCTTTATATCGTGTATTGAGAGTAAAGAAAATATTCAAGCTTCTGAAAAAAAAATGCTTAAATGCTGTAGTGAGTATTTCAAAAAAAATTTTGACAATGTTAAACAATGCAAAGAAATATTACATAAGACATTATTAGAGATTGATGAAATAAGAGAAAAATTATTAATTATTTCAAGTCAAATAGAAGAATTACAAATAGGAGATAGAACATTAGATAAGTTTATAGAGGATTTAGAAAATGAAATTAAAACTATAAAAGATGATATAGATTCAAAAAGTAAAAGAGTAGAAGAATGGTTGCAGCATTTTAAAGAAATGCCAATATGGTTTAAATTATTTAGATTTCTGAAATGTATTAAAAAAAGAATATACTCTAAAAATAGGTTGTTCATTCAACTAGATGAAGAGGATTTTATTTCAGAAAACATGACTTTTGCAGACATAGAGGAAAAATATAGTTATCTTATAAAAGATTTAAGAAGAAAACGTAATGACTTAGATAGGCTCAATAATAAGGTCAAAGGAATTAAAGTTGAGTACAATAAATGTAATAATGCTTTAGAAAAACTTAATATAGGTATAAAAGATAGAATGGATGAAAGTAATACTAATTTAAATGATATGAATAATTTAATGGATCAAACCCTTAGATATATTGAGTTTTGGTTATCAGTTCACTACTATGAATGTAGATGGATTGAAGGAGAGGACCAATTAAGTGATAAGCAAAAAGGTAAGAACTATAAGAATGTGCTAGAACAATTATTTAATAGATTAAGTATGATAACTCCTTGTTATGTAATGACATTTTATCAATTACCAAAAGTTTTTAAGTATTATATAAAAGATAAAGGTGATGGTTTTCTTTATGAACACATTGATTTGCTAATTGTGGATGAGGCTGGGCAAGTATCACCAGAAATAGCAGCCTGTTCCTTTTCTCTTGCTAAAAAGGCTCTTGTTGTTGGTGATACTCATCAAATAGAACCTGTGTGGAGTGTAAATAGTTTACTAGATACTGCATTAGCTATGGAGCATAATGTTATAGATAATAAATTAGAATTTGAAAAGCTTGATAATTGTGGTTTGAATGCATCTAGTTCTAGTGTGATGAAAGTTGCATCAGTTAGGTGCAACTATAAGAAATATGGAAATGGTGGTTTGTTTTTAAGCGAGCATAGAAGATGTTATAATGAGATAATTTCTTATTGTAATGATTTAGTATACGATGGACGTCTTGAGCCTATGAGAGGTCTAGGTGCTTTAGACTCTGAGTATACTTTAAAAGATATACCACATATGGGATATATGCAAATAGATACAGAAAGATCTTCTAAAATTGGAGGAAGTAGGTATAACTTAAATGAAATTGAAGCTATAGCTATGTGGATTAACCAAAATTTTGAACGTATTAAGTTAGCTTATCCAGATAAAGATGAGAAAAATTTGATAGGGATAATAACACCGTTTAAAGCTCAAGAAATACTGATGAAGAGAGAGTTTAAAAAGTTATTATCATTTGACATTAGAAAATATATTAGCTATGGTACCGTACATACATTTCAGGGGGCTGAAAGGCAAATTATTATTATGTCAACAGTATACGGCAGATTAGATGGATGTTACTTTATTGATATAAAAGAGAGCATGTTGAATGTTGCAGTTTCACGTGCAAAAGATAGCTTTTTGGTTTTTGGAGACATTAATTGCCTTGATAAATCAAAGAAAAAAGCTAGTGGTTTATTACGTAGTTACATAGAAAATAAAAAAATATAA
- a CDS encoding ABC transporter permease, protein MLNLLYTEVLKLKRAKIMWLLPIGGLLPTLLSLIIIINNLKNYNIHWESAFKNNFVFMTLIMGVALFSLISGYVFSREYTENTANTLYTYPVDKSKFIFAKLMVIFIMIYITLAINYVSLLVGGMMLIKEPMTGSLLIDTMKSQLLIGIMFFALSPVSALLGVIGKNVIPPIVLGISGVITNIVVVNSKYIFLFPWSIPTAYIFRENVDNPGLAYINAGIILTGMFIIFLIGLIGYLKKKDVYAGS, encoded by the coding sequence GTGCTTAATCTACTATATACAGAAGTTTTAAAGTTGAAAAGAGCGAAGATTATGTGGTTATTGCCTATCGGAGGCTTACTTCCAACTTTATTGAGTCTAATAATCATTATAAATAATTTGAAAAATTATAATATACATTGGGAATCAGCTTTTAAAAATAATTTTGTATTTATGACTTTGATTATGGGGGTTGCTTTGTTTTCGTTGATTTCAGGATATGTATTTTCAAGAGAGTATACGGAAAATACAGCAAATACCTTATATACTTATCCAGTAGATAAATCTAAATTTATTTTTGCAAAATTAATGGTGATTTTTATTATGATTTATATTACTTTAGCTATAAATTATGTGTCTTTATTGGTTGGAGGCATGATGTTAATTAAAGAACCAATGACGGGAAGTTTACTTATAGATACTATGAAAAGTCAATTATTAATAGGAATTATGTTTTTTGCATTATCTCCAGTAAGTGCTCTTTTAGGAGTAATAGGAAAAAATGTTATTCCTCCTATTGTATTAGGAATTAGTGGGGTGATTACAAATATTGTAGTAGTAAATTCAAAATATATATTTCTTTTTCCATGGAGTATTCCAACAGCTTATATTTTTAGAGAGAATGTAGATAATCCTGGATTAGCTTATATAAATGCAGGAATCATTTTAACAGGAATGTTTATCATTTTCTTGATTGGATTAATAGGATATTTGAAAAAAAAAGATGTATATGCTGGATCATAA
- a CDS encoding ABC transporter ATP-binding protein produces the protein MEYVLKTVNLTKKYKNKTAVDNLNIHIKKGEIYGFLGENGAGKTTTIRMIMGLVKPTGGSIEIFGENITSKKNQYLERIGSIIEFPGFYPNLTAKENLEIHRRLMGVQGKKCIDEALDISGITQAKNRKVKEFSLGMKQRLGIARALLHHPELLILDEPTNGLDPIGIKEIRELILELSSKKNITVLISSHNLSEIQQIATTIGIIHEGRLIEEIDFHTLQNKNRHYIKIKVSDDKKAAMLLEEKLGIFDYMVIEKNILRVYEKLSDVEKINRIFIQNHVNVSEIGLMKDSLEDYFLKVTGGEGCA, from the coding sequence ATGGAATATGTATTAAAAACGGTGAATTTAACGAAAAAATATAAAAACAAAACAGCCGTAGACAACTTAAATATCCATATTAAGAAAGGAGAAATTTATGGATTTTTAGGAGAAAATGGAGCAGGAAAAACAACCACTATTAGGATGATTATGGGGCTTGTAAAGCCAACGGGCGGGAGTATTGAAATCTTTGGGGAAAATATTACTTCAAAGAAAAATCAATACCTAGAAAGAATCGGATCAATCATAGAATTTCCAGGTTTTTATCCAAATTTAACAGCTAAAGAAAATTTAGAGATTCATAGAAGACTCATGGGGGTACAGGGAAAAAAATGTATAGATGAGGCTTTGGATATATCTGGAATAACTCAGGCTAAAAATAGAAAAGTGAAGGAATTTTCTTTAGGGATGAAGCAGAGACTTGGTATTGCAAGAGCGCTACTTCATCATCCAGAGTTACTTATTTTAGATGAGCCTACCAATGGATTAGATCCCATTGGCATAAAAGAAATAAGAGAGTTGATACTAGAGTTGTCTAGTAAAAAGAATATAACGGTTCTAATATCTAGTCATAATTTAAGTGAGATACAGCAAATAGCTACCACTATTGGTATTATTCATGAGGGGAGATTAATAGAGGAGATTGATTTTCATACTCTTCAAAACAAAAATAGACATTATATAAAAATAAAGGTAAGTGATGATAAAAAAGCAGCTATGCTTCTTGAAGAAAAATTAGGGATTTTTGATTATATGGTTATTGAAAAAAATATTTTAAGAGTATATGAAAAACTCTCTGATGTTGAAAAAATCAACCGAATTTTTATACAAAATCATGTGAATGTGAGTGAGATTGGATTGATGAAAGATAGCTTAGAGGATTATTTTTTAAAGGTTACTGGGGGTGAAGGGTGTGCTTAA
- a CDS encoding sensor histidine kinase encodes MTKGIILILSTICMFLSLILFKQNKQIKKINKVLMQIEKGNFNQRVRLNTNNRNMEKLCETINILVNKFQKILIEYKKIEESRKKIISNISHDLRTPLTSLLGYIEAIKNDPTLREEEKEKYIEVVYSKGKLLHVLLEDFFALSKIESNDDVLNFEKINICESVRMSILTFYEDFTKNNIIPEIQLPDEQVFISGDEKSIHRILNNLLSNALKYGKDGGKIGIEIKKEKEFVRIIVWDNGKGIPNNEIPHIFERLYTLEDSRNTHLQGNGLGLTIVKKLIEKHGGKIYVSSIPYKKTEFSFTFPLVQ; translated from the coding sequence ATGACTAAGGGGATTATTTTGATTTTAAGCACTATCTGTATGTTTTTGAGTTTAATACTTTTTAAGCAAAATAAACAAATCAAAAAAATAAATAAAGTGCTTATGCAAATAGAAAAAGGAAACTTTAATCAAAGAGTAAGGCTAAATACTAATAATAGAAATATGGAGAAATTATGTGAAACAATTAATATACTCGTCAATAAATTTCAAAAAATTCTTATTGAATATAAAAAAATAGAAGAATCAAGGAAAAAAATTATTTCAAATATTTCTCATGATCTAAGAACACCCCTTACTTCTCTTTTAGGATATATAGAAGCCATAAAAAATGATCCAACCCTAAGGGAAGAAGAAAAAGAAAAATATATAGAGGTTGTTTATTCAAAAGGAAAGCTTCTTCATGTACTTTTGGAAGATTTTTTTGCGTTATCAAAGATTGAATCTAATGATGATGTATTAAATTTTGAGAAAATAAATATTTGTGAATCAGTAAGAATGAGTATACTTACGTTTTATGAAGATTTTACAAAAAATAATATTATTCCAGAGATTCAGTTGCCAGATGAACAGGTATTTATATCAGGAGATGAAAAAAGCATTCATAGAATATTAAATAATCTTTTATCGAATGCTTTAAAATATGGAAAAGATGGAGGAAAAATAGGTATTGAGATCAAAAAAGAAAAGGAGTTTGTAAGGATTATTGTTTGGGATAATGGAAAAGGAATTCCTAATAATGAGATTCCTCATATATTTGAACGATTATATACCCTAGAGGATTCAAGAAATACTCATCTTCAAGGAAATGGGCTAGGGCTTACCATCGTAAAAAAACTTATAGAAAAGCATGGTGGAAAGATTTATGTGAGTAGTATTCCCTATAAAAAAACGGAGTTTTCATTTACCTTTCCTTTAGTTCAATAA
- a CDS encoding response regulator transcription factor: MEIINILVVEDDEAINQLICTTLKKAGYRVDAAMDGEEALLKYKEKNYHMILLDLMIPKIDGIEVMRRIRVESIVPIIILSARDEEIDKILGLRMGADDYMIKPFSTAELLARVGSTIRRSFYFKESSIAKEEKIIYGDISLDVNNYEVRKKGEKLALTRKEFEILKLFFKNPNRVFTKQQIFQHVWRDDYIGDENTVMVHIRRLRSKIEENSSNPKIIVTVWGIGYKLGEIKND, encoded by the coding sequence ATGGAGATTATAAATATTTTAGTGGTTGAAGATGATGAAGCCATCAATCAGCTTATTTGCACGACTTTAAAAAAAGCAGGATACAGAGTAGATGCAGCTATGGATGGAGAAGAGGCTTTACTTAAATATAAAGAAAAAAATTATCATATGATCCTACTAGATCTTATGATTCCTAAAATAGATGGAATAGAAGTTATGAGGAGAATAAGAGTAGAAAGTATTGTCCCTATTATCATCTTATCTGCAAGGGATGAAGAGATAGATAAAATCCTAGGACTTAGGATGGGGGCAGATGATTATATGATAAAGCCGTTTTCTACAGCAGAGCTTTTAGCAAGAGTAGGATCAACAATTCGAAGAAGTTTTTATTTTAAAGAATCGAGTATAGCAAAAGAAGAAAAAATTATTTATGGAGATATTTCTTTAGATGTAAATAATTATGAAGTTAGAAAAAAAGGAGAAAAGCTTGCCCTTACAAGGAAAGAGTTTGAAATATTAAAGCTTTTTTTTAAGAATCCTAATAGAGTGTTTACAAAACAACAAATATTTCAGCATGTTTGGAGAGATGATTATATAGGGGATGAAAATACAGTTATGGTACATATAAGAAGATTAAGATCAAAAATAGAGGAAAATTCTTCAAATCCTAAAATTATTGTAACGGTTTGGGGCATAGGCTATAAGCTTGGAGAGATAAAAAATGACTAA
- a CDS encoding YjdF family protein produces MKISSKLTVLFEEPFWIGIYERTYNGKYEVSRIVFGSEPKDYEVYEFILKEFNNIKFSSPISTNKKKDKKINPKRLQRKIKKELKNKGVGTKAQIAIKLQYESNKIEKKKISKERKIEEQRRKFQMKQQKKKAKHRGH; encoded by the coding sequence ATGAAAATAAGCAGTAAATTGACAGTTTTATTTGAAGAGCCTTTCTGGATAGGTATATATGAAAGGACTTATAATGGGAAATATGAAGTTTCAAGAATTGTATTTGGTTCAGAACCTAAGGATTATGAGGTATATGAGTTTATATTAAAAGAATTTAATAATATAAAATTTTCTAGTCCAATTTCTACAAATAAGAAAAAGGATAAAAAGATAAATCCTAAAAGACTTCAAAGAAAAATAAAAAAAGAACTTAAAAACAAAGGAGTTGGAACAAAGGCTCAAATTGCAATAAAACTTCAATATGAATCTAATAAAATAGAAAAGAAAAAGATATCAAAAGAGAGAAAAATAGAGGAGCAAAGAAGAAAGTTTCAAATGAAACAACAAAAGAAAAAAGCTAAGCATAGAGGACATTAG
- a CDS encoding carboxymuconolactone decarboxylase family protein — protein MAVLAATRLESGIPFHIKQAKENGASREEIISAILVGLPVVGNVVTSSLPIALEAYDSE, from the coding sequence ATAGCAGTTTTAGCAGCAACTAGATTAGAAAGTGGTATACCATTTCATATAAAACAGGCAAAGGAAAATGGAGCAAGCAGAGAAGAAATAATAAGTGCCATATTAGTAGGATTACCAGTAGTAGGAAATGTGGTGACTTCATCACTTCCAATTGCATTAGAGGCTTATGATAGTGAATAG
- a CDS encoding PadR family transcriptional regulator, with amino-acid sequence MTEIEIILLALLHDKDYYAYEIETIIEQRNMREWTNIGFSSIYNSLNKLEKKGFINSRYEKEYGSPRRKVYSIKDETRRIVKEYIIKMLSEYNRDSSKFDIGMSFSYLISKKEFYEALISRKENLIKRKMFIIEKYNQHPSAKKRPYIKALFERPIACIGVEIDWLDNFIKENFFK; translated from the coding sequence ATGACAGAGATTGAAATAATCTTATTAGCGCTTTTGCATGATAAAGATTATTATGCATATGAAATTGAAACTATTATTGAACAAAGAAATATGAGAGAGTGGACAAATATAGGATTTTCTTCTATTTATAATTCTTTGAACAAACTTGAAAAGAAAGGATTTATAAATTCAAGATATGAGAAGGAATATGGCTCACCTAGAAGGAAAGTATATTCCATAAAGGATGAAACAAGAAGGATTGTAAAAGAATATATTATTAAAATGTTAAGTGAATATAATCGTGATTCAAGCAAATTTGATATTGGTATGTCATTTTCCTATTTAATTTCAAAAAAAGAATTTTATGAAGCATTAATAAGTCGTAAAGAAAATCTAATAAAAAGAAAAATGTTTATAATTGAAAAATATAATCAGCATCCATCAGCGAAGAAAAGACCTTATATAAAGGCATTATTTGAAAGACCTATAGCATGCATAGGTGTTGAAATCGATTGGCTAGATAATTTTATAAAAGAAAATTTTTTTAAATAG
- a CDS encoding DUF5680 domain-containing protein, with translation MKFQDKLQVLRKQKGMSQEKLAEKIGISRQAVAKWEAGQSYPDMNKLIILSDLFRISIDKLVKNYDDENCLYGYTKQDHYIDEKVIDFLCRAKKSTYAGKGLESTSSRPNSHDFQYVENDLKYIDTYLGGEKFAGEEALWCNDFPFWSMNYIGRIIADGFSGDFLKECLLLVPKEYPYRGPLVYQNGEYKYHCIVNGKFEWFNGYEEIFYNDIKVYECIFHGGCIK, from the coding sequence ATGAAATTTCAAGATAAGTTACAGGTATTAAGAAAACAAAAAGGAATGTCTCAAGAGAAACTAGCAGAAAAAATTGGGATATCAAGACAAGCAGTTGCAAAATGGGAAGCAGGACAATCATATCCTGATATGAATAAATTAATTATTTTAAGTGATTTATTTAGAATAAGTATTGATAAACTTGTTAAAAATTATGATGACGAAAATTGCTTATATGGATATACAAAACAAGATCATTATATAGATGAAAAAGTAATAGATTTTCTATGTCGTGCCAAAAAATCTACGTATGCAGGTAAAGGATTAGAAAGTACGTCTTCTAGACCTAATTCACATGATTTTCAATATGTAGAAAATGATTTAAAGTATATTGATACATACTTGGGTGGAGAAAAATTTGCTGGAGAAGAAGCTTTGTGGTGCAATGATTTCCCGTTCTGGTCGATGAATTATATTGGACGAATTATTGCTGATGGCTTTTCTGGAGATTTCTTGAAAGAATGTTTATTATTAGTACCGAAAGAATATCCGTATCGAGGGCCATTAGTATACCAAAATGGAGAATATAAGTATCACTGTATAGTAAATGGAAAATTTGAGTGGTTTAATGGTTATGAAGAGATATTCTATAATGATATAAAAGTGTATGAATGTATTTTTCATGGTGGTTGCATTAAATGA
- a CDS encoding phosphatase PAP2 family protein: MYIIHELDMRLLQVIHDYTQSAILDKIMPVITHLGDKGMIWIILSCVLMMSKKYRKVGILSIVALVLSTVIGEAFLKHIIGRTRPFLEVPDIHLLIKKPLTYAFPSGHTTSSFAVAGVISNKLELYRIPFMLLAILIAFSRLYLFVHYPTDILAGIALGLGCSRITLKLFDRKEY; this comes from the coding sequence GTGTATATTATTCATGAGCTAGATATGCGTTTATTACAAGTAATTCATGATTATACACAAAGTGCGATATTAGATAAAATCATGCCAGTAATTACCCATTTAGGAGACAAAGGAATGATTTGGATTATATTATCCTGCGTACTAATGATGAGTAAGAAGTATAGAAAAGTAGGTATATTGTCCATAGTAGCACTTGTATTGAGTACAGTGATTGGAGAGGCATTTCTTAAGCACATAATTGGACGTACAAGACCTTTTTTAGAAGTACCTGATATTCATCTTTTAATAAAAAAACCATTAACTTATGCATTTCCTTCTGGTCATACAACATCTTCCTTTGCTGTTGCTGGTGTGATCTCAAATAAATTAGAATTATATCGCATACCCTTTATGTTATTGGCTATACTTATTGCTTTTTCTAGATTATATTTATTTGTACATTATCCAACGGATATATTAGCAGGAATTGCTCTAGGGTTAGGGTGTTCACGAATTACTTTAAAGTTGTTTGATAGAAAAGAATATTAA